One Vigna unguiculata cultivar IT97K-499-35 chromosome 11, ASM411807v1, whole genome shotgun sequence DNA window includes the following coding sequences:
- the LOC114169511 gene encoding protein STRUBBELIG-RECEPTOR FAMILY 3-like isoform X2: MRNFFLSANQFTGSIPTSLSTLAGLTDMSLNNNFLTGEIPDAFQSLTQLINLDLSHNNLSGALPSSMDNLSSLTTLRLQNNQLSGTLDVLQDLPLKDLNIENNQFAGPIPPKLLSIPAFRQAGNPFNVNGTTTTPASSPRSPAIAPPGTPISGTPPGTPISGSPPSSGRVPTKQADGPAAANESHTGKSKNSTKRVVWISIGSVLGFIILLLGFILFIPRCSRRERDGRRSKHQIGAYGAEREMPRGNGSSVQPPSQIEKVPVGDVPRPKEERQVENRTVWANPRPKEGRQAEIRTVSAIPNPHTNPRSEQEKDVQRMATIPNPGDHEIDISTLEVYSMPPPPPPPPPPPPPPPPPPPTTEKVTVEPATSRRATNVTTHKKSSVPTFTKFFGIASLQQYTNSFSQENLIGGGMLGNVYRAELPNGKFLAVKKLDKRASDNQKDEEFLELINSIDRIRHANVVELVGYCSEHGQRLLIYEYCSNGSLYDALHSDDDFKTTLSWNTRIRIALGAARALEYLHELCQPPVVHRNLKSANILLDDDLSVRVSDCGLAPLIASGAVSQLSGNLLTAYGYGAPEFESGIYTYQSDVYSFGVIMLELLTGRRSHDRTRPRGEQFLARWAVPQLHDIEALSNMVDPALNGNYPAKSLSNFADIISRCLQSEPEFRPAMSEVVLYLLNMIKKESQQGESNEK; encoded by the exons ATGAGAAACTT TTTTCTTTCAGCCAACCAGTTTACTGGAAGTATTCCAACCTCTTTATCCACTTTGGCTGGACTGACAGACAT GTCTCTTAACAACAATTTCTTAACTGGAGAAATACCAGATGCTTTTCAGTCACTTACGCAATTGATCAATCT TGATTTATCTCATAATAATTTGAGTGGGGCATTGCCTTCTTCTATGGATAACTTGTCATCTCTGACCACCCT ACGCTTACAAAACAATCAATTATCTGGGACACTTGATGTCTTACAAGACCTTCCTCTGAAAGATTT GAATATTGAGAACAACCAGTTTGCTGGCCCAATACCTCCAAAGTTGCTAAGCATCCCAGCCTTCAG gCAAGCTGGAAACCCATTTAATGTTAATGGTACAACAACAACTCCGGCTTCTTCACCTCGCTCCCCAGCAATAGCACCACCAGGAACTCCTATTTCTGGGACACCACCGGGAACTCCCATCTCTGGGTCACCACCATCTTCTGGCCGTGTACCTACTAAACAGGCCGATGGACCAGCTGCAGCAAATGAATCGCACACTGGGAAATCCAAAAATTCCACAAAAAGGGTGGTTTGGATATCTATTGGTAGTGTGTTGGGGTTCATTATTTTGTTACTAGGATTCATTCTCTTTATTCCAAGATGCAGCAGAAGAGAACGGGATGGCAGAAGGTCCAAGCATCAAATTGGTGCGTATGGGGCTGAAAGGGAAATGCCCAGGGGTAATGGGAGTTCAGTCCAACCACCtagtcaaattgaaaaag TACCAGTAGGGGATGTTCCCAGGCCAAAAGAGGAACGTCAGGTAGAGAATAGGACAGTCTGGGCTAATCCAAGGCCAAAAGAAGGTCGTCAGGCAGAGATCAGGACAGTCTCGGCTATTCCAAATCCACATACAAATCCACGGAGTGAGCAAGAGAAGGATGTGCAAAGAATGGCAACAATACCAAACCCAGGCGATCATGAGATAGATATTAGTACACTAGAAGTATATTCAATGCCTCCTCCCCCTCCACCCCCACCacctcctccaccaccacctccacctccacctcctACTACTGAGAAGGTGACTGTTGAGCCAGCCACATCGCGCAGAGCAACAAATGTCACTACGCACAAAAAAAGTTCAGTTCCTACTTTTACAAAGTTTTTTGGTATTGCATCCCTTCAACAGTATACAAATAGCTTTTCTCAAGAAAATCTTATAGGAGGAGGCATGCTTGGTAATGTGTATAGAGCTGAGCTTCCTAATGGCAAG TTTCTTGCTGTAAAGAAACTGGACAAGAGAGCTTCAGATAACCAGAAGGATGAGGAATTTCTTGAATTGATTAATAGTATTGACAGAATTAGGCATGCAAATGTTGTTGAGCTTGTTGGATACTGTTCCGAGCATGGTCAGAGGCTTCTTATATATGAGTACTGCAGTAATGGGTCACTGTATGATGCGCTCCACTCAGACGATGACTTCAAAACAACACTCTCATGGAATACTCGAATTCGAATAGCTCTTGGGGCAGCCAGAGCCTTAGA ATATCTGCATGAGTTATGTCAGCCACCTGTAGTACACAGAAATTTGAAGTCTGCCAATATTCTACTTGATGATGATCTATCCGTGCGGGTCTCTGATTGTGGTTTAGCTCCATTAATAGCGTCAGGAGCAGTCAGTCAG CTCTCGGGGAACCTGTTAACTGCTTATGGCTATGGAGCTCCTGAATTTGAGTCTGGAATATACACATATCAAAGTGACGTGTACAGCTTTGGAGTGATCATGTTAGAACTTTTGACTGGCCGTCGGTCCCACGACAG GACACGTCCCCGGGGTGAGCAATTTCTGGCCAGATGGGCAGTTCCCCAACTTCATGATATTGAAGCCTTATCGAACATGGTTGATCCTGCTTTGAATGGAAATTACCCAGCAAAATCATTGTCAAATTTTGCAGACATTATCTCTAGATGCCTTCAG TCCGAGCCAGAATTTAGGCCAGCAATGTCCGAGGTTGTCTTATACTTACTAAATATGATAAAGAAGGAGTCTCAGCAAGGTGAATCAAATGAAAAATGA
- the LOC114169511 gene encoding protein STRUBBELIG-RECEPTOR FAMILY 3-like isoform X3, which yields MSLNNNFLTGEIPDAFQSLTQLINLDLSHNNLSGALPSSMDNLSSLTTLRLQNNQLSGTLDVLQDLPLKDLNIENNQFAGPIPPKLLSIPAFRQAGNPFNVNGTTTTPASSPRSPAIAPPGTPISGTPPGTPISGSPPSSGRVPTKQADGPAAANESHTGKSKNSTKRVVWISIGSVLGFIILLLGFILFIPRCSRRERDGRRSKHQIGAYGAEREMPRGNGSSVQPPSQIEKVPVGDVPRPKEERQVENRTVWANPRPKEGRQAEIRTVSAIPNPHTNPRSEQEKDVQRMATIPNPGDHEIDISTLEVYSMPPPPPPPPPPPPPPPPPPPTTEKVTVEPATSRRATNVTTHKKSSVPTFTKFFGIASLQQYTNSFSQENLIGGGMLGNVYRAELPNGKFLAVKKLDKRASDNQKDEEFLELINSIDRIRHANVVELVGYCSEHGQRLLIYEYCSNGSLYDALHSDDDFKTTLSWNTRIRIALGAARALEYLHELCQPPVVHRNLKSANILLDDDLSVRVSDCGLAPLIASGAVSQLSGNLLTAYGYGAPEFESGIYTYQSDVYSFGVIMLELLTGRRSHDRTRPRGEQFLARWAVPQLHDIEALSNMVDPALNGNYPAKSLSNFADIISRCLQSEPEFRPAMSEVVLYLLNMIKKESQQGESNEK from the exons AT GTCTCTTAACAACAATTTCTTAACTGGAGAAATACCAGATGCTTTTCAGTCACTTACGCAATTGATCAATCT TGATTTATCTCATAATAATTTGAGTGGGGCATTGCCTTCTTCTATGGATAACTTGTCATCTCTGACCACCCT ACGCTTACAAAACAATCAATTATCTGGGACACTTGATGTCTTACAAGACCTTCCTCTGAAAGATTT GAATATTGAGAACAACCAGTTTGCTGGCCCAATACCTCCAAAGTTGCTAAGCATCCCAGCCTTCAG gCAAGCTGGAAACCCATTTAATGTTAATGGTACAACAACAACTCCGGCTTCTTCACCTCGCTCCCCAGCAATAGCACCACCAGGAACTCCTATTTCTGGGACACCACCGGGAACTCCCATCTCTGGGTCACCACCATCTTCTGGCCGTGTACCTACTAAACAGGCCGATGGACCAGCTGCAGCAAATGAATCGCACACTGGGAAATCCAAAAATTCCACAAAAAGGGTGGTTTGGATATCTATTGGTAGTGTGTTGGGGTTCATTATTTTGTTACTAGGATTCATTCTCTTTATTCCAAGATGCAGCAGAAGAGAACGGGATGGCAGAAGGTCCAAGCATCAAATTGGTGCGTATGGGGCTGAAAGGGAAATGCCCAGGGGTAATGGGAGTTCAGTCCAACCACCtagtcaaattgaaaaag TACCAGTAGGGGATGTTCCCAGGCCAAAAGAGGAACGTCAGGTAGAGAATAGGACAGTCTGGGCTAATCCAAGGCCAAAAGAAGGTCGTCAGGCAGAGATCAGGACAGTCTCGGCTATTCCAAATCCACATACAAATCCACGGAGTGAGCAAGAGAAGGATGTGCAAAGAATGGCAACAATACCAAACCCAGGCGATCATGAGATAGATATTAGTACACTAGAAGTATATTCAATGCCTCCTCCCCCTCCACCCCCACCacctcctccaccaccacctccacctccacctcctACTACTGAGAAGGTGACTGTTGAGCCAGCCACATCGCGCAGAGCAACAAATGTCACTACGCACAAAAAAAGTTCAGTTCCTACTTTTACAAAGTTTTTTGGTATTGCATCCCTTCAACAGTATACAAATAGCTTTTCTCAAGAAAATCTTATAGGAGGAGGCATGCTTGGTAATGTGTATAGAGCTGAGCTTCCTAATGGCAAG TTTCTTGCTGTAAAGAAACTGGACAAGAGAGCTTCAGATAACCAGAAGGATGAGGAATTTCTTGAATTGATTAATAGTATTGACAGAATTAGGCATGCAAATGTTGTTGAGCTTGTTGGATACTGTTCCGAGCATGGTCAGAGGCTTCTTATATATGAGTACTGCAGTAATGGGTCACTGTATGATGCGCTCCACTCAGACGATGACTTCAAAACAACACTCTCATGGAATACTCGAATTCGAATAGCTCTTGGGGCAGCCAGAGCCTTAGA ATATCTGCATGAGTTATGTCAGCCACCTGTAGTACACAGAAATTTGAAGTCTGCCAATATTCTACTTGATGATGATCTATCCGTGCGGGTCTCTGATTGTGGTTTAGCTCCATTAATAGCGTCAGGAGCAGTCAGTCAG CTCTCGGGGAACCTGTTAACTGCTTATGGCTATGGAGCTCCTGAATTTGAGTCTGGAATATACACATATCAAAGTGACGTGTACAGCTTTGGAGTGATCATGTTAGAACTTTTGACTGGCCGTCGGTCCCACGACAG GACACGTCCCCGGGGTGAGCAATTTCTGGCCAGATGGGCAGTTCCCCAACTTCATGATATTGAAGCCTTATCGAACATGGTTGATCCTGCTTTGAATGGAAATTACCCAGCAAAATCATTGTCAAATTTTGCAGACATTATCTCTAGATGCCTTCAG TCCGAGCCAGAATTTAGGCCAGCAATGTCCGAGGTTGTCTTATACTTACTAAATATGATAAAGAAGGAGTCTCAGCAAGGTGAATCAAATGAAAAATGA
- the LOC114170443 gene encoding secretory carrier-associated membrane protein 1-like, whose amino-acid sequence MSRYDPNPFEEEEVEVNPFADGHAKGKGSSYGGGAFYTTNSGSVPAANSKLSPLPPEPYDRGANIDIPLDSSKDIKSKEKELQAREADLKRREQELKRREDAIARAGIVIEEKNWPPFFPIIHHDIGKEIPIHLQRTQYIAFSTWLGLVLCLVWNIVAVTTAWIKGEGPTIWFLAIIYCISGVPGSYVLWYRPLYRAMRTDSALKFGWFFLIYMIHIGFCILAAVAPPIIFKGKSLTGILAAIDVLGDNALVGIFYFIGFGFFCLESVLSIWVIQQVYMYFRGSGKAEVLKRDAARGTMMAAL is encoded by the exons ATGAGTCGCTACGATCCCAATCCCTTCGAGGAAGAAGAGGTCGAGGTTAATCCCTTTGCG GATGGACATGCTAAAGGAAAAGGGTCAAGTTATGGTGGAGGTGCATTTTATACCACT AATTCTGGAAGTGTTCCCGCTGCAAACTCAAAGCTCTCTCCCCTTCCTCCAGAGCCTTATGATCGTGGAGCAAATATTGACATCCCCCTTGATAGCTCCAAG GACATCAAATCAAAGGAGAAGGAACTTCAAGCTAGAGAAGCTGACTTGAAAAGAAGGGAACAG GAACTAAAACGAAGGGAAGATGCCATAGCACGAG CTGGAATAGTTATAGAGGAGAAAAATTGGCCACCTTTTTTCCCCATCATTCATCATGACATTGGAAAGGAAATACCAATACATCTTCAAAGGACCCAATACATTGCATTTTCGACATGGTTGG GTTTGGTTCTGTGTCTTGTATGGAATATTGTGGCAGTTACTACTGCTTGGATCAAAGGAGAAG GTCCAACCATCTGGTTTCTTGCgattatatattgtatttctGGTGTTCCAGGATCCTATGTGTTGTGGTATCGCCCTCTTTATCGTGCTATGAG GACTGACAGTGCTCTGAAATTTGGCTggtttttcttgatttacaTG ATTCACATTGGCTTCTGCATTCTCGCTGCAGTTGCTCCACCAATTATCTTCAAAGGAAAATCTCTGAC GGGTATTTTGGCTGCGATTGACGTCTTGGGCGATAATGCATTGGTTGGG ATATTCTACTTTATTGGGTTCGGATTTTTCTGTCTTGAGTCGGTGCTGAGCATCTGGGTTATACAG CAAGTATACATGTATTTCCGCGGCAGTGGCAAGGCTGAAGTTTTGAAACGTGATGCTGCGAGAGGGACAATGATGGCAGCTCTATAA